The sequence CTATCCGCTGCACCGCTATCACGCCTGGGCCAAGCACCTGGAGCTGGCGCTCGGTCCGGCGGCTGCGTACGAGGAGCGGCTGGGGGATCTGCTGGCCGCCCATCCGCTGGGCTGAGCGGCGTGCCCCGGCGAGGGAGCTAGTGCCCCGGCACTAGAGGACGAAGCCGGGCTGGCCGTCGTCCGTGATCACCGGGCGGCCCGCGGCCTGCCAGATCTGCATGCCGCCGTCGACGTTCACGGCGTCGATGCCCTGCTGGACCAGATACATGGTGACCTGCGCCGAGCGGCCGCCGGAGCGGCAGATGACGTGGACGCGGCCGTCCTGCGGGGCGGCCTCGGTCAGCTCGCCGTAGCGGGCCACGAACTCGCTGATGGGGATGTGCAGTGCTCCCTCGGCGTGGCCGGCCTGCCACTCGTCGTCCTCGCGGACGTCCAGCAGGAAGTCGCTGTCCTTGAGGTCCGTGACCTCGACCGTGGGCACACCAGCTCCAGAACTCATGTCCCCGACGCTACCCGAAAGGCCGGCGGAAGCCCGCGCCTGGGAGGCGGGGCTCAGCCCTGTCCCAGCAGGGCGGCCAGCTCCGCCTCGCGCTGGGCGATGTCGGCGCGCAGCCTGCCGGCGATCTCCTCGAGGAGCCCGTCCGGGTCGTCCGGGGCGAGCCGGAGCATGCCGGCGATCGCGCCGTCCTCCAGTTCCCGGGCGACGAGGCTGAGCAGTTCCTTGCGCTGGGCGAGCCATTCGAGGCGGGCGTACAGCTCCTCGGCGGGGCTCGGCTGCCGCTCGGGCGGTACGGGGCCGGCCGCCCACTCCTCGGCCAGTTCCCTGAGCAGGGTCTCGTCGCCGCGGGCGTAGGCGGCGTTGACGCGGGTGAGGAATTCCTCACGCCGCTTCTGCTCCTCTTCTTCCTGAGCGAGGTCGGGGTGGGCCTTGCGGGCCAGCTCGCGGTAGAGCCTGCGGGCCTCCTCGCTGGGCCGGACCCGCTCCGGGGGCCGTACGGCCTGTTCGGTGAGCATGGCGGTGGCTTCCGGGAACAGGCCGTGGCCGTCCATCCAGCCGTGCAGCAGTTCCTCCACGCCGGGAATCGGCAGAACCCGGGCGCGGGCCTCCTCGGCGCGCCGGATGTCCTCCGGGTCGCCGGTGCGGGCGGCCTTGGCCTCGGCGATCTCGGCGTCCAGCTCCTCGATGCGGGCGTAGAGCGGGCCGAGTCTCTGCTCGTGCAGGCGGGAGAAGTTCTCGACCTCGACGCGGAAGGTCTCCACGGCGATCTCGTACTCGATCAAGGCCTGCTCGGCGGTCCGTACGGCCTGCTCGAGCCGCTCCTCGGGCCGCGGCGCCTGGGACTCATCGGCTTCCGGGGTCGTCACGCCGACCAGGGTAGGCGATGGGGAATTCCGCTGTAGGGCTACCGGTCGTCTTCCGGGCGCGGGTCCGTTGTGGCCCGCCGCGTCCATTGTGGCTGGTCACTTCCATTGCGGCTGGCCGCACCCGCGCGGCGGAGCCGCAGGCCGACGGCCGGGACGCACGCCCACGGCGGAGCCACACACCGACGGCCGGGACGCAGGCCGATGGTGGAGCCGCACGCCGATTGGCTGGGACGCAGGCCGATAGCCGGGACGCACGCCCACGGCGAAGCCACACGCCGACAGCCGGGACGCACGCCGACGGCGGAACCGCACGCCGACAGCCGGGACGCAGGCCGGCGTGTGGCCCGGCCTGCGTCCCGGCCGTCGGTACCGCTATGCGCCCCCTGCGGGGCGCTACACCCCCGACTCGGCCGGGATCCGGCCCGCCCGCACAGCCGTCACCAGCTCCGCGTGGTCCGCCTCCGTGCGGTCGGCGTAGGCGATGGCGAACGCGGCTATCGCCTCGTCCAGTTCCGTGTTCTTGCCGCAGTAGCCGGCGATCAGCCGTGGGTCGGCGCTGTGGGAGTGGGCGCGGGCCAGCAGGGCGCCGGTCATGCGGCCGTAGTCGTCGATCTGGTCGGCGGCGAGCGCGGCGGGGTCGACGCTGCCCTTGCGGTTGCGGAACTGGCGCACCTGGAAGGGGCGCCCGTCGACGGTCGTCCAGCCGAGCAGGATGTCGCTGACGACCTGCATGTGTTTCTGTCCGAGGACGACCCGGCGTCCCTCGTGCTCCACGGCCGGTGTCTCGAAGCCGGCTGTGGCCAGGTGCGGGACGAGTGCGGAGGGGCGGGCCTCCTTCACCTGGAGCACGAGCGGCTGATCGCGGTGGTCGAGGAGCAGCACGACGTAGGACCGGGTGCCGACGCTGCCGGTGCCGACCACCCGGAAGGCCACGTCGTGCACGGCGTGCCGGGCGAGCAGTGGGTGCCGGTCCTCGCTGAGGGTGTGGACGTAGGTCGCCAGGGAGGCGGCGACCGCCGCGGCCTCCGCGTCGGGGATCCGGCGCAGCACGGGGGCCGCGTCCATGAACCGCCGTCCGCCGTCCTCGGCCGCCTCGGTCGACTTGGCCGCGAACCGGCCGCTCGTGTTGGCCCGGGCCTTTTCCGAGACTCGTTGCAGGGTGCCGAGCAGATCGTGGGCGTCGGTGTGGGAGACCAGTTCCTCGTCGGCGATGGCGTTCCATGCCTCGAGCACCGGCAGTCTGGCCAGCAGTCGCATGGTGCGCCGGTAGGCGCCGACGGCGTCCTGTGCCGCGGCCCGGCAGGTTTTCTCGTCGGCGCCGGCCTCACGTCCGGCGAGGACCAGGGAGGCGGCGAGTCGCTTCAGGTCCCATTCCCAGGGGCCGTGGACGGTCTCGTCGAAGTCGTTGAGGTCGATGACGAGGTCGCCGCGGGGGTCGCCGTAGAGGCCGAAGTTGGCCGCGTGCGCGTCTCCGCATATCTGGGTACCGATCCTGGTCATGGGTGTGCGAGCCAGGTCGTAAGCCATGAGTCCGGCGGAGCCGCGCAGGAAGGCGAACGGGGTGGCCGCCATCCGTCCCACGCGGATGGGGGTCAGCTCCGGGATCCGGCCGGCGTTGGAGGCAATGACCGCGCTGACGGCGTCGGGGCGGGCGGCGTCCACGTCGAGGGTGCGATGCACGTCACGTGGCACGCTCGTCCGCAGCGCCTTGCCTTCCGCCTTGGGCGAGCCCTGTCGCGGCCACTCGGCGAATCCGCGTACCCGGGGCAGTCGGCCGCTCCCCCGCTCCGCCGCGGCCGCCATCGCGGCCGGCACCGCGGCCGGCACCGCCTGTGCCGCCACGCCTGCCGCCATTTCCGCACCGGTTCCGGTCACCGCGACCGCCTCCCCCGAACAACGAGCACCGAGCAACGAACGATCAACGATCAACGAACATTGGACGCCGAGCACCGAACATCGAACGCCGAGCACGAAGCACCGCTCACCACGCACCGTGCGCCGTGCGCCGAACTGGCGTCCGCACGAACATCAACTCGTGCAGACCGTACAGCCGGTGGCCGTCACGCGTCAGACCCTGTGGATAACTCCCTGTGGGCAGGCACACCCTGCAGTGGGCGCCGGGACGAGAGCTTGGCGAGAGCTTCCTCACACGAGAATCACGGGAGGAGCACGGGAGTACTGCGAAAGGCAGTCGTACATACGACTACGGGCCCATCGTTTTCACGATGGGCCCGTAGCCTCTGTGTGCGCGAGGGGGGAGTTGAACCCCCACGCCCTTGCGGGCACTGGAACCTGAATCCAGCGCGTCTGCCTATTCCGCCACCCGCGCATTGGGTGTGTCTTCCGGTCCTTCCCTTTCGGGCTGGCCCCTTCCGACACCCAGAACATTAGCACGTCGTACGGGGTGGGTTCACATCCCTTCCCGGCGCCCCGGCCCGCACCCGGCCGCCTCACCTGCCGGTGTCCGTGCCCGCGTTGCGGGCGTCGGCGCACGTATCGAGGAGACACGGTTCACGTATCAACCTCGTACCGGTCCCGGCCGTCTGCCCAGGAGGCGGACCGGGTCCACAGCCGGGTGCGGGACACTGGTCTTCACTCGCCTCTACGATCCATGGCAGGAACCGGCTGATCGCCCGACGCGTAGATACGATCAGTGAGCAGAGCGAGCAGTACGCGGTAGGACAGAGCAAGGCAACGCAAACGGCAGGGACGGAGGAGGTGCCCCATGGGAGTCCTGAAGAAGTTCGAGCAGCGTCTCGAAGGTCTGGTGAACGGCACCTTCGCCAAGGTCTTCAAGTCCGAGGTCCAGCCCGTGGAGATCGCCGGCGCACTCCAGCGCGAGTGCGACAACAACGCGACGATCTGGAACCGCGACCGGACCGTCGTACCCAACGACTTCATCGTGGAGCTGAGCGCGCCCGACTACGAGCGCCTGAGCCCCTACTCCGGGCAGCTGGGCGACGAGCTGGCCGGCATGGTGCGCGACTACGCGAAGCAGCAGCGCTACACGTTCATGGGCCCGATCAAGGTCAACCTGGAGAAGGCCGACGACCTCGATACCGGTCTGTACCGGGTGCGCAGCCGCACCCTCGCCTCCTCCAGCAGCCAGCAGGCGCCTCAGGCGCCGCAGGCTGCCGGCGGCTACGGCGGTGGCCAGCCGGCCATGCCGGCCGGTGCGCCGCCGATGCCGTCCGCGCCGCCGCCCGGCGCCCGCGAAGGCGGATACGGCTACCCGCAGCCCGCCGGCCAGCGGCCGGCGGCCGCTCCCGCGAGCGGCGGGCGCACCCGCTACTGGATCGAGATCAACGGCACCCGCCACCAGATCTCCCGCGCGACGCTGGTGCTGGGCCGCAGCACCGATGCCGACGTGCGGATCGACGACCCCGGCGTCTCGCGCCGGCACTGTGAGATCCGGACCGGAACGCCCTCGACGATCCAGGACCTCGGCTCCACCAACGGCATCGTGGTGGACGGGCAGCACACCACCCGCGCTACGCTCCGCGACGGCTCGCGGATCGTCGTGGGCAGCACCACCGTTATCTATAGGCAAGCCGAAGGGTGAAGCGGGGGCATGTCAGAGCTGACCCTCACGGTCATGCGGCTGGGTTTCCTGGCCGTACTGTGGCTGTTCGTGATCGTGGCCGTGCAGGTCATCCGGAGCGACCTGTTCGGTACGCGCGTCACCCAGCGCGGATCGCGTAGGGAGGCCGGGCGCCAGCAGCAGGCCTCCCGGCAGCAGGCCGCCGCCGCGCCCCCGCCGCAGCGCGCTCAGCAGCGTGCGCAGCAGAGCGGCGGCCGGCGCGGGCGCAACGCCCCTTCCAAGCTGGTGGTGACGGAAGGCACACTGACCGGCACCACGGTCGCCCTGCAGGGCCAGACGATCACGCTGGGCAGGGCGCACGACTCCACGATCGTGCTGGACGACGACTACGCCTCCAGCCGCCATGCCAGGATCTACCCGGACCGCGACGGCCAGTGGATCGTCGAGGACCTGGGCTCCACCAACGGCACCTACCTGGACCGGTCCCGGCTGACGACCCCCACACCGATCTCGCTGGGCGCGCCGATCCGCATCGGCAAGACCGTCATCGAGCTGCGGAAGTAGTGCTACATCATGAGTGAGCGCGAGCGGAGCGAGCACGCAGCGGCAGGCCGCCACCCGGCCGCCGGCGCGCTCCCGACCGGAGGGTGGGCAGTGTGGCTCGACACGACCGGCTGTACCCGGAACCGACGGGCGAGGTGGGCATGACTCTGTCCCTGCGCTTTGCCGCCGGATCGCACAAAGGCATGATCCGGGAGGGCAACGAGGACTCCGGTTACGCCGGTCCGCGGCTGCTCGCGATCGCCGACGGCATGGGCGGTCAGGCAGCCGGCGAGGTCGCGTCCTCGGAGGTCATCTCCACCCTGGTCACGCTCGACGACGACGTGCCCGGCTCCGACATCCTCACTTCCCTCGGCGTCGCCGTGCAGCGCGCCAACGACCAGCTGCGCGCCATGGTCGAGGAGGACCCCCAGCTCGAGGGCATGGGCACCACGCTGACCGCGCTGCTGTGGACCGGGCAGCGGCTCGGGCTGGTGCACGTCGGCGACTCACGCGCCTATCTGCTGCGTGACGGAGTTCTCACGCAGATCACCCAGGACCACACGTGGGTGCAGCGGCTCGTGGACGAGGGCCGGATCACCGAGGAGGAGGCCACCACGCATCCGCAGCGCTCGCTGCTGATGCGCGCCCTCGGCAGCAGCGAGCACGTCGAGCCCGACCTGTCGATCCGCGAGGTGCGGGCCGGTGACCGCTATCTGATCTGCTCCGACGGCCTGTCCGCCGTCGTCTCCCATCAGACGATCGAGGAGACCCTCGCCAGCTATCAGGGCCCGCAGGAGACCGTGCAGGAGCTGATCCAGCTCGCGTTGCGCGGCGGCGGCCCCGACAACATCACGGTGATCGTCGCGGACGTGCTCGACCTGGACACCGGTGACACCATGGCCGGGCAGCTGTCCGACCAGCCGGTCGTGGTCGGTGCCGTCGCCGAGAACCAGCACCACCTGCACGACAACGGCATCATGCAGACCCCGGCCGGCCGCGCCTCCCACCTGGGCCGTCAGGGCCGTGGGCACGGCGGCGGCGGCGAGTTCGGCCCGCCCGGTTCCGGCGACACCACCGGATACGTCCCGGCCGGCAGCTTCGACGACTACGCCGACGGCGACTTCACCAAGCCGGGCGGCGGCCGCAAGTGGCTGAAGAGGTCCCTCTACAGCGCCCTCGCCCTCGCCGTGGTCGGCGGCGGCCTGTACGGCGGCTACCAGTGGACGCAGACGCAGTACTACGTCGGCGCCCAGGGCGAGCACGTGGCGCTGTACCGCGGCATCAGCCAGGACCTGGCCTGGGTGTCGCTGTCGAAGGTGGAGAAGGACCACCCCGAGATCGAACTCAAGTACCTGCCGCCGTACCAGCAGAAGCAGGTCAAGAACACGATCGCGGCGGGCGGTCTGGCACAGGCCCAGGAGAAGATCCAGACGCTGTCGGTGCAGGCCTCCGCCTGCAGGAAGCAGGCGGAGCGCGCGGCCGCGCAGAGCGCGGACGAGAAGAACACCAAGGACCGGATCAAGGCCTCGGGCGCCACGGGAACCACTCCCAGCGCCTTCACGTCCAAGGCATCACCGACGCCGAACCCATCGGCGTCCCGGACGTCCCCGAACTCGCCCTCGAAGTCTCCGTCCGCGACCGCCACTCCCAACCCCGGCCCGAGCCTCTCCGAGGATGAGCAGAAGGTCGTCGATCAGTGCGGCAAGCAGTAGCCCAGCCGCGAGAGGCCCTGTCACACGATGAGCAGTACGACTAACTCGCCGACGCATCACACGTCCACGATCGGCGCGATCGGCGCGCCGAGCCGCCGCAACACCGAGCTGGCCCTGCTGGTCTTCGCCGTGGCCATCCCGGTGTTCGCCTACGCCAACGTGGGCCTGGCCATCGACGACCGGGTCCCCGCCGGCCTGCTGAGCTATGGCCTCGGCCTGGGTCTGCTGGCCGGGGTCGCCCATCTCGCCGTACGGAAGTTCGCGCCGTACGCCGACCCGCTGCTGCTGCCGCTGGCCACCCTGCTCAACGGGCTCGGCCTGGTCTGCATCTGGCGCCTGGACCAGTCGAAGCTGCTCCAGCAGATCCATGTCGCGGGCGGCAAGGCGACCAACCAGCTGCTCTACACGGCGATGGGCATCGCGCTGTTCGTCGTGGTGCTGGTCCTCCTCAAGGACCACCGCACGCTCCAGCGCTACACCTACATCTCCATGGTCGGCGCGCTGGTGCTGCTGCTCCTGCCGCTCGTCCCGGGCCTCGGCCTGAACGTGTACGGCGCGAAGATCTGGATCCACGTCGGCAGCTTCTCCATCCAGCCCGGTGAGTTCGCCAAGATCGTCCTCGCGATCTTCTTCGCCGGTTATCTGATGGTGAAGCGGGACGCGCTCGCGCTCGCCAGCCGCCGCTTCATGGGGCTCTACCTGCCGCGCGGCCGTGACCTCGGGCCGATCCTCGTCGTCTGGGCGATGTCGGTCCTCATCCTGGTCTTCGAGACCGACCTCGGTACGTCGCTGCTGTTCTTCGGCATGTTCGTGATCATGCTGTACGTCGCCACCGAGCGGACCAGCTGGATCGTCTTCGGTCTGCTGATGTCGGCGGTCGGCGCCGTCGGTGTGGCGAGCGTCGAGCCGCACGTGCAGCAGCGTGTCCAGGCCTGGCTCGACCCGATGAAGGAGTTCAAGCTCAGCCGCCAGGGCGTGGCGGGCCACTCCGAGCAGGCGATGCAGGCCCTGTGGGCGTTCGGTTCCGGCGGCACCCTGGGCACCGGCTGGGGCCAGGGCCACTCCGAGCTGATCCGGTTCGCGGCCAACTCCGACTTCATCCTCGCCACCTTCGGCGAGGAGCTGGGCCTGGCCGGCATCATGGCGGTCCTGCTGATCTACGGCCTGATCGCGGAGCGCGGTGTGCGCACCGCGCTCGCCGCCCGCGACCCGTTCGGCAAGCTGCTGGCCATCGGCCTGTCCGGCGCCTTCGCGCTGCAGGTGTTCGTCGTGGCCGGCGGTGTGATGGGTCTCATCCCGCTGACGGGTATGACCATGCCGTTCCTCGCGTACGGCGGTTCCTCCGTGATCGCGAACTGGGCGCTCATCGGCATCCTGATCCGGATCAGTGACACCGCACGCCGCCCGGCGCCCGCCCCCGCCGCCAACCCCGACGCCGAGATGACCCAGGTGGTCCGCCCGTCATGAACAAACCCCTGCGCCGGATCGCGATCTTCTGCGGCCTCCTCGTGCTGGCCCTGCTGCTCCGCGACAACTGGCTCCAGTACGTCAAGGCCGACTCCCTGCGCACCGCGCCGGACAACCGCCGGGTCGCCATCGAGCGCTACGCCTCCCCGCGTGGCGACATCATCGTCGACGGCAACCCGATAACCGGCTCCGTCGAGGCCAAGAGCGGCGACTTCAAGTACAAGCGCACCTACAAGGACGGGCCCATGTGGGCCCCGGTGACCGGTTACTCCTCGCAGGCCTTCGACAGCAGCCAGCTGGAGAAGATCGACGACGGCATCCTCAGCGGCACCGACGACCGGCTCTTCTTCCGCAACACCCTCGACATGATCACGGGCAAGCAGAAGCAGGGCGGCAACGTCGTCACCACGCTGAACGCGGCCGCGCAGAAGGCGGCGTTCAACGGTCTGAAGGCGCAAGGGGGCAAGGGCGCTGTCGTGGCCCTGGAGCCGTCCACCGGCAAGATCCTGGCGCTGGCCTCGTACCCGTCGTACGACCCGTCGTCCTTCGCGGGCAGCTCCATCGACGTGGACTCCAAGAACTGGACCAAGCTCCAGAAGAACAACGACCCGGCCGACCCGATGCTGAACCGGGCGCTGCGCGAGACCTACCCGCCCGGCTCCACGTTCAAGGTGGTCACCGCGGCGGCCGCGCTGGAGAACGGGCTGTACACCTCGGCCGACACCGCGACGAACTCGCCGCTGCCGTGGATCATGCCGGGCACGACCACCCCGCTGAAGAACGAGGGCAACATCCCCTGCAAGAACGCCACGTTGCGGGCCGCCCTGCAGTACTCCTGCAACTCGGTCTTCGGCAAGATCGGTTCCGATCTGGGCAACGCCAAGATGCTGGCGGAGGCAAAGAAGTTCGGCTTCGACTCCCCGCAGGACACGCCGGTCCGCGCCTACCCCTCGGTGTTCTCCGACGGCATGAACCAGTCGCAGACCGCGCTGTCCTCCATCGGCCAGTACAACACCGCCGCCACCCCGCTGCAGATGGCCATGATCGCCTCCGCGGTCGCCAACGACGGCAAGCTGATGAAGCCGTACATGGTGGACAAGCTCCAGTCGTCCAACCTGGACACGCTCACGCAGACCCAGCCGGAGGAGCTGAGCCGCCCGCTGTCCTCGCAGAACGCGCAGATCCTGCAGTCGATGATGCAGACGGTGGTCGAGAAGGGCACCGGTACGAACGCGAAGATCGACGGCGTCACCGTCGGCGGCAAGACCGGTACCGCGCAGCACGGCGTGGCGAACAGCGCGAACCCCTACGCCTGGTTCATCTCCTTCGCCAAGATGCCCGACGGCAGCTCGCCGGTGGCGGTGGCCGTGGTCATCGAGGACGGCAGCGCCAACCGCGACGACATCTCCGGTGGCGGTCTGGCCGCACCGATCGCCAAGAGCGTCATGCAGGCGGTCATCAACTCCAAGAAGTGACCACACCTGCCCCAGAGGGTGAGGCCCGTCACATCACCTTCACATCGTTGCACGTTGCGATACCGGTCCTGTATCGGGTTACGGGCTTGGCCAGGTCACACAAAGCGAGCCGGGTACGGTAGGCCCGGACGGCAGCCTCCGGCCGCGCACGAGCGTGTGCGGCCGAGACCGACGGAGAGGGCTGGTAGGTAGCTATGGAAGAGCCGCGTCGCCTCGGCGGCCGGTACGAACTGGGCCAGGTGCTCGGTCGTGGTGGCATGGCGGAGGTCTACCTCGCGCATGACACCCGCCTGGGCCGCACCGTGGCAGTGAAGACCCTGCGCGCCGACCTGGCACGCGACCCTTCCTTCCAGGCCCGGTTCCGCCGGGAGGCCCAGTCGGCCGCCTCGCTCAACCATCCCGCGATCGTCGCGGTCTACGACACGGGCGAGGACTACATCGACGGGGTCTCGATCCCGTACATCGTGATGGAGTACGTCGACGGCTCCACCCTCCGTGAGCTTCTTCACTCCGGCCGCAAGCTGCTGCCCGAGCGCGCCATGGAGATGACCATCGGCATCCTCCAGGGCCTGGAGTACGCCCACCGCAACGGCATCGTCCACCGCGACATCAAGCCGGCCAACGTCATGCTGACGCGCAACGGCCAGGTCAAGGTCATGGACTTCGGCATCGCCCGCGCCATGGGCGACTCCGGCATGACCATGACCCAGACGGCGGCGGTCATCGGCACGGCCCAGTACCTCTCGCCGGAGCAGGCGAAGGGCGAGCAGGTCGACGCCCGTTCGGACCTGTACTCGACCGGTTGCCTCCTCTACGAGCTGCTGACGGTACGGCCGCCCTTCGTGGGCGACTCCCCGGTGGCCGTGGCCTACCAGCACGTACGGGAGGAGCCGCAGTCCCCGTCGGTGTTCGACCCCGAGATCACGCCGGAGATGGACGCCATCGTCCTGAAGGCACTGGTCAAGGACCCGAACTACCGCTACCAGTCGGCCGACGAGATGCGCGCCGACATCGAGGCCTGCCTGGACGGCCAGCCGGTCGGGGCGACGGCCGCCCTGGGCGCGGTCGGCTACGGCGGCTACCCCGACGACCAGCCGACGACCGCGCTGCGGCCGGAGCAGGGCGGCGCCGCGGCGACCACCATGCTCCCGCCGATGAACCCCGACGACGGCGGCTACGGCTACGACGAGCGCCCCGACCGCCGCAGCCGGCAGCAGAAGAAGTCCAGCACCTCCACGATCCTCCTGGTGGTCGCGGGCGTGCTGATCCTGATCGGCGCGATCCTGATCGGCAAGTGGGCGTTCAGCGGGAGCAGCGGGAACCAGTCCTTCGACGCCCCGAACTTCGTCGACCACACCTACGCCGAAGCCCAGAAGATGGCGGTGAACTCCGACCTGAAACTGGCCGCGCCCACCCGCAAGCCCTGTGACAACGAGCCGAAGGGCTCGGTCTGCTCCCAGGACCCGGCGGCGGGCTCGCAGGTGAAGAAGGGCGACACGATCACGCTGGTGGTCTCCACGGGGGCACCGAAGGTGGCGGTTCCCAGCGTCCTCGGCAAGACCTTCGACGACGCCAAGGCACTGCTGGAGGGCGACCAGTACAAGTTCAACGTCGTGCGGAAGGACCAGGTCTCCTCCGAGCAGGCGGGCACGGTCCTGGACCAGGACCCGAAGCTGGGCCAGGAGGTCCAGAAGGGCTCCACGATCACCCTCACCGTCGCCAAGGCGGAGGAGAAGGTGACCATCCCCGGTGACCTCGTCGGCAAGTCCTGTGACGACGCGAAGAACGAGCTGACGCAGCTGGGCCTGTCGCCGAGCTGCAACGACTCCCCGACCACCGACCAGACCCAGGACGGCAAGGTCATCTCGACCAACCCGGGGGCGAACGAGCAGGTCGTCAAGAACACCAACGTGGTGATCAACGTCGGCAAGTTCCAGGGCGGCCAGCAGCAGGGCCAGGTGCCGAACGTCGTCACCCAGACCCTGAAGCAGGCCCAGCAGACCCTGCAGCAGAGCGGGTTCACGCAGATCCAGGTCAGCGGCCCGACCGACGACAAGGCACGGGTCATCAGCCAGACCCCGCCGCAGGGCACCCAGGCCGACCCGCGCAACACCCAGATCGTCCTGACCACCCTGGACGTCGGCGGTGGCGGCAACAACGGCGGTAACAACGGCGGCATCTTCGGCGGCAACAACGGCTGACGCCGGCCACGGCCCCGACGGAAAAGGGCCCCGGAGCAAAGCGCTCCGGGGCCTTTTCCCTGCCTCTTTCCGTGCCTCTTCAGCCCCGCAGCTCCGCCGGCAGCGTCCGCTCGCTGTCCACCTTCTCCACCCGCACCAGCTCGCCCCACACCACGTACCGGTACTCCGAGGTGAACACCGGCGTGCAGGTCGTCAGCGTGATGTAGTGGCCCGGCTTGTTCCTGCCGGACTCCTCCGGGACCTGGGAGATGACCTTGACGTTGTACTTCGAGGTCTCGGGGAGGATCGAGTAGACCTTGTAGACGTACCAGTCGTCCCGCGTCTCGAAGACGATCGGGTCGCCCTTCTTCAGCTTGTCGATGTTGTGGAACTTCGCGCCGTGGCCGTCGCGGTGGGCGGCGAGGGTGAAGTTGCCGTCCTTGCCGGTCATCGGCAACGCGGCCTTGACCGGATCGGTGTAGTAGCCGGCCACGCCGTCGTTGAGGACGTCCGTGCCCGTGCCCTTCTCGACCAGCACTTCGAGGTGCTTCATCGCCGGCACGTGCAGGAAGCCGATGCCGTCCTTGGTGTCCAGGGCGCCGGGACCGGAGTCCTTCTCCTGCGCCCAGTGCTGGCGGACCTTGTCGGCCTCCTTGTTCGCCTTGCGGTCCGCTATCACGTTCGTCCACCACAGCGAGTAGACGACGAACAGGGCGAGCAACAGACCCGCCGTGATGAGGAGTTCACCGAAGACGCTGACCGCCTTCGCGATCCGCCCGGGTCGCCGGCCGCGCCCCGCGGGCTGCGGCTCGGACGCGTCCGTGAGTTCATCGGTGCCGTCGGCGGTCGCTGCCACTGTTGTCCTCTGCCCCTACTCGCTGAGCCCTGTTCGATATGCGCTGCTCGCTGAGCCCTACTCGATGAGCGCGTCCGGCTTGCCCTCGCTGCGCGGGCGTTCCTGGACCATCTTGCCCCAGACGATCAACCGGTACTTGCTGGTGAACTCCGGCGTGCAGGTGGTGAGGGTGATGTAGCGGCCGGGCTGCGTGAACCCGGAACCCTTCGGGATCGGGTCCAGCACGCTGGTGTTGGACGGCTTGGTCACCGGAAGCGTCGACGTCACCTTGTACACGTAGTAGGTGTCCTGCGTCTCGACCACGACCGCGTCGCCGGGCTTGAGCTTGTTGATGTACCGGAACGGTTCGCCATGGGTGTTGCGGTGCGCCGCCAGACCGAAGTTGCCGGTCTTGGCGTCGGGCATCGCCGTCTTCAGCGGCGCCTCGCCGTAGTGCCCGACCATGCCCTTGTCGAGCACCTTCGCGTTGCTGACGCCCTCCGCGATCGGCGCCACCACGTCCAGCGC comes from Streptomyces sp. FXJ1.172 and encodes:
- a CDS encoding rhodanese-like domain-containing protein, which gives rise to MPTVEVTDLKDSDFLLDVREDDEWQAGHAEGALHIPISEFVARYGELTEAAPQDGRVHVICRSGGRSAQVTMYLVQQGIDAVNVDGGMQIWQAAGRPVITDDGQPGFVL
- a CDS encoding DUF2252 domain-containing protein yields the protein MAAAAERGSGRLPRVRGFAEWPRQGSPKAEGKALRTSVPRDVHRTLDVDAARPDAVSAVIASNAGRIPELTPIRVGRMAATPFAFLRGSAGLMAYDLARTPMTRIGTQICGDAHAANFGLYGDPRGDLVIDLNDFDETVHGPWEWDLKRLAASLVLAGREAGADEKTCRAAAQDAVGAYRRTMRLLARLPVLEAWNAIADEELVSHTDAHDLLGTLQRVSEKARANTSGRFAAKSTEAAEDGGRRFMDAAPVLRRIPDAEAAAVAASLATYVHTLSEDRHPLLARHAVHDVAFRVVGTGSVGTRSYVVLLLDHRDQPLVLQVKEARPSALVPHLATAGFETPAVEHEGRRVVLGQKHMQVVSDILLGWTTVDGRPFQVRQFRNRKGSVDPAALAADQIDDYGRMTGALLARAHSHSADPRLIAGYCGKNTELDEAIAAFAIAYADRTEADHAELVTAVRAGRIPAESGV
- a CDS encoding FhaA domain-containing protein — translated: MGVLKKFEQRLEGLVNGTFAKVFKSEVQPVEIAGALQRECDNNATIWNRDRTVVPNDFIVELSAPDYERLSPYSGQLGDELAGMVRDYAKQQRYTFMGPIKVNLEKADDLDTGLYRVRSRTLASSSSQQAPQAPQAAGGYGGGQPAMPAGAPPMPSAPPPGAREGGYGYPQPAGQRPAAAPASGGRTRYWIEINGTRHQISRATLVLGRSTDADVRIDDPGVSRRHCEIRTGTPSTIQDLGSTNGIVVDGQHTTRATLRDGSRIVVGSTTVIYRQAEG
- a CDS encoding FHA domain-containing protein FhaB/FipA codes for the protein MSELTLTVMRLGFLAVLWLFVIVAVQVIRSDLFGTRVTQRGSRREAGRQQQASRQQAAAAPPPQRAQQRAQQSGGRRGRNAPSKLVVTEGTLTGTTVALQGQTITLGRAHDSTIVLDDDYASSRHARIYPDRDGQWIVEDLGSTNGTYLDRSRLTTPTPISLGAPIRIGKTVIELRK
- a CDS encoding Stp1/IreP family PP2C-type Ser/Thr phosphatase encodes the protein MTLSLRFAAGSHKGMIREGNEDSGYAGPRLLAIADGMGGQAAGEVASSEVISTLVTLDDDVPGSDILTSLGVAVQRANDQLRAMVEEDPQLEGMGTTLTALLWTGQRLGLVHVGDSRAYLLRDGVLTQITQDHTWVQRLVDEGRITEEEATTHPQRSLLMRALGSSEHVEPDLSIREVRAGDRYLICSDGLSAVVSHQTIEETLASYQGPQETVQELIQLALRGGGPDNITVIVADVLDLDTGDTMAGQLSDQPVVVGAVAENQHHLHDNGIMQTPAGRASHLGRQGRGHGGGGEFGPPGSGDTTGYVPAGSFDDYADGDFTKPGGGRKWLKRSLYSALALAVVGGGLYGGYQWTQTQYYVGAQGEHVALYRGISQDLAWVSLSKVEKDHPEIELKYLPPYQQKQVKNTIAAGGLAQAQEKIQTLSVQASACRKQAERAAAQSADEKNTKDRIKASGATGTTPSAFTSKASPTPNPSASRTSPNSPSKSPSATATPNPGPSLSEDEQKVVDQCGKQ
- a CDS encoding FtsW/RodA/SpoVE family cell cycle protein, whose protein sequence is MSSTTNSPTHHTSTIGAIGAPSRRNTELALLVFAVAIPVFAYANVGLAIDDRVPAGLLSYGLGLGLLAGVAHLAVRKFAPYADPLLLPLATLLNGLGLVCIWRLDQSKLLQQIHVAGGKATNQLLYTAMGIALFVVVLVLLKDHRTLQRYTYISMVGALVLLLLPLVPGLGLNVYGAKIWIHVGSFSIQPGEFAKIVLAIFFAGYLMVKRDALALASRRFMGLYLPRGRDLGPILVVWAMSVLILVFETDLGTSLLFFGMFVIMLYVATERTSWIVFGLLMSAVGAVGVASVEPHVQQRVQAWLDPMKEFKLSRQGVAGHSEQAMQALWAFGSGGTLGTGWGQGHSELIRFAANSDFILATFGEELGLAGIMAVLLIYGLIAERGVRTALAARDPFGKLLAIGLSGAFALQVFVVAGGVMGLIPLTGMTMPFLAYGGSSVIANWALIGILIRISDTARRPAPAPAANPDAEMTQVVRPS